The Pontibacter pudoricolor genome contains a region encoding:
- a CDS encoding metallophosphoesterase family protein has protein sequence MARYALTDVHGCAQTLKALVLGQLKLQKQDELYILGDLVNKGPDSKGVIDFIIHLQKQHHNVKCLRGNHDQMLLKAATKGESALNLSSPEKELVLQSFGIHDFEKLPPKYLTFLDKLPYYLELPDYFLVHAGFDFKQDDIFKDKEAMLNIRDYKTVPAKLNNKRLLHGHTPAALHAIKKSVAHGSYSLNLDAGCVYYKNASYGNLIALDLDSQELYIQPNEDRPYSVRRKS, from the coding sequence ATGGCCCGTTACGCCCTTACTGATGTCCATGGCTGTGCCCAAACACTTAAAGCGCTGGTTTTAGGGCAATTAAAACTTCAGAAACAGGATGAACTATATATTCTGGGTGATCTGGTAAATAAAGGCCCGGACAGCAAAGGTGTTATAGATTTTATAATTCACCTCCAGAAGCAGCATCACAATGTAAAGTGCCTGCGCGGTAACCACGATCAGATGCTCTTAAAAGCCGCTACCAAAGGAGAGAGTGCCTTAAATCTGTCGTCTCCCGAAAAAGAGCTTGTCTTACAAAGCTTCGGCATTCATGATTTTGAGAAGTTACCTCCAAAATACCTGACCTTTCTAGATAAGCTCCCCTACTACCTGGAACTTCCCGACTACTTCTTAGTGCATGCAGGTTTCGACTTTAAGCAGGACGACATTTTTAAAGATAAAGAAGCCATGCTGAATATACGGGACTATAAAACTGTGCCCGCAAAGCTTAATAATAAAAGGCTGCTTCATGGCCATACCCCAGCAGCGCTGCATGCTATAAAAAAATCGGTAGCGCATGGCAGCTATAGTTTAAATCTGGATGCTGGTTGCGTGTACTATAAAAATGCCAGTTACGGAAACTTAATAGCGCTCGATCTGGATTCTCAGGAACTATATATCCAGCCAAATGAAGATCGTCCCTATTCTGTTCGTCGAAAAAGCTAA